ACGAATGTGGTGATTATGACTGGCCGCCCGACACGGCAGGCTGAACTCCAAACCTCAAAAAACGGGAGATCGTTCTGCAAATTCGCGCTCGCAGTGAATCTGTACAACGGTGTCGAAACATCGGCTCATTACTTTAACTGGATTGCCTGGGGAAAGACGGCGGAATATTTTACGAGCTTCATCAACAAGGGCGACCTTGTGATCGTTGAAGGTGAAGCGCGGCAGAATATCTGGACGGATAAGGAGGGTGTGACGCATTATGAAGTCGAGTTCTTCGCAAGCAATGTGAAACTCATGCGCCGAAAAGCCGTTGTCGATAGCCTTCAACCGGCCGTTAATGAGAAGTCACCGGTGCTTGCATCATCAGCGGCAAATGGTAACGGCCACGATCAATCACAT
This region of Spirochaetota bacterium genomic DNA includes:
- a CDS encoding single-stranded DNA-binding protein, whose product is MANDTNVVIMTGRPTRQAELQTSKNGRSFCKFALAVNLYNGVETSAHYFNWIAWGKTAEYFTSFINKGDLVIVEGEARQNIWTDKEGVTHYEVEFFASNVKLMRRKAVVDSLQPAVNEKSPVLASSAANGNGHDQSHSEASLPLDEKQPESNYVLDDGYNDDEVPF